The Mycolicibacterium insubricum DNA segment CCAGCGACAACCCGGACAGCGCGACGGTGCGGGCTTGCGGTGCCACCCAGCGCAGCACGGCCCGGGTCTCCGAGACCGCCCGCATCATCCCGGCGACGTTGGCCACCGGGTCGGTGTCCGGATAGGTCGGCGCCCACCTGCGGCGCACCCCGTGCCCGGGCTGGATCGGCATGGCGATGTTGTAGCCGAGGTCGCGGTGCAACCGGCGTATCCGGGCCACCACGAAGTCGCTCAAGTTGCCCTGCCCGGCGCCGTGCACCCAGACCAGCCAGGGCCGCGGTCCCCCGGGGTGGCGCAGCACGTTGACCACCGCGATGGCCGGGGCGCCGAACGCCGCCAGTGCTTGCGGCAGCCGGGGATCGTGGACGTAGCGAATCTGCTCGAAAGTCAGCCTGCCCGCCTGGCGAAGACGGGTTCCGGTGCTGCGCAGGGGCTCCGGGTCCCGGTAGCAGCCCGCGGTGCCGAGCGCGCCGAGTTCGGCGGCGATGCCGGGGTAGGCGCCCAGATCGCTGTGCACGTGCGGCGGCCGCGCGGTCAGTGTCATGCCGGTGAGCACGAGTTCGTCGAGCGCCACCTCGCCGAGGCGGCGCAGCCCGGACCCGGAGGTCGGTGACCAGTTCTCTCCGGCGAGCGCCCGCGCCGAGCGGGGCAGCACGCCGCCGAGTTCGCGGGCGATCAGTGCGCCGCGGCGCCGCAGGTCCATCGGCTCATTCCGGGGCGGTGAAATGCTGCAGGGTGCGGGTCAGGTGGAGGCTGGTGATGACCCAGGAGCCGTCGCGCTTCTCATAGGTCTCGTGGTAGTGCCCGGCGCCGTGCAGCGAGCCACCGCCGGGAAAGAACAGCCAGTCCTCCATCGCCCAGATCGCCCTCGCCCGGTCCGGTGCGGTGATCTCGATTTCCGGGGTGTGGCAGTGGTGCACGGTGGCGGCGTGCTCGACCCCGCCCCACACCACCGGGAAGAACTCGTCGAAACCGTTCAGTGCCGGGCCGGTCTGCGGGTCCGCGCCGCCGGTGGACACCGCCAGGTCCAGGTGAACCACCACCTCGGGGGCGAACAGGGCCCGCCAGGAGTCGATGTCCTTGGTGTCCAGGAAGCGGCAGTAGCGCGCCTTGAGCACCTTGATCGCCTCGATCTCTTCGAGCACCGGCAAACCTCCGTGTAGCGATTCCAGAAACTACTACTGTAATGTCTTCCGTATCTCCCCGGCAGGCAATCGAGCAGATGGACAGCGCACGGATGAAAGTACCCTTCACCTGGAAAGTCACCGGCTGGTTCATGATCGGCTGGTCGGCCGAGTACGAGCTCGGCGACGTCAAGGCGCTGAAGTATTTCGGCGAGGAGTTGGCCGCCTACCGCGACGCCCGCGGTGACCTGCACGTCCTGGAGGCGCACTGCAAGCACCTGGGTGCGCACATCGGACACGGCGGCACCGTGGTCGACGACTGCATCGAGTGCCCGTTCCACGGCTGGCGCTGGGGGCCGGGCGGGGACAACACCTACATCCCGTACCAGCCCGATCGGCCCAACCGTGCCCTGAAGCTGCGCTCCTACCCCGTGCGCGAGCAGTACGGTGCGATCTTCCTGTGGTACCACCCGTCGGGCGAGCCGCCGCAGTGGGAGTTGCCCGACATCTTCGGAAAGTTCCCGCAGTTCGACACCGACCCGGACGCCTACTACCGCCCCTACCCGGAGTTCTCCCGGCGGGCCGACGGCATCCACGTGCACCCGCAGATCGTCGCCGAGAACGCCCCGGACAGTTCGCATTTCCGGTACGTGCACAAGGCGACGGTGACCCCGGTCTGCCTGGAGTGGGAGGGGGTCGGCGAAGAATGGCGGTTCCTGACCGGTTGGCCCGACGCCCGTAGCGACGACCCGGACAAGATGGCGCTGCGCATCCACAGCCACTACTCCGGACTGGGATTCGCCATGAGCGTGTTCGAGGGCTCCTCGAACCACCGGCTGATCTTCGCCTGCACCCCGGTCGACGACGAGACCTCGGACATGTTCTATTCCATCTGGTGGCCCAAGGAACCCGGCGAGACCTCCGACGTTCCCCCGCCGCACGTTCGGGAAGAGGTGGAGCGCAAGTTCCTCAAGACGGTGTGGGAGGACGTCGACATCTGGGAGCACCAGATCTACATCGAGCATCCCCCGCTGGCCAGGGTCGACGCCAGGCACTACATGGCGCTGCGCCAGTGGGCCACCCAGTTCTACGACGTCACACCCGAGGGCGCACCCCTCGGATGAGCCTGCAGCTG contains these protein-coding regions:
- a CDS encoding alpha/beta hydrolase family protein, with translation MDLRRRGALIARELGGVLPRSARALAGENWSPTSGSGLRRLGEVALDELVLTGMTLTARPPHVHSDLGAYPGIAAELGALGTAGCYRDPEPLRSTGTRLRQAGRLTFEQIRYVHDPRLPQALAAFGAPAIAVVNVLRHPGGPRPWLVWVHGAGQGNLSDFVVARIRRLHRDLGYNIAMPIQPGHGVRRRWAPTYPDTDPVANVAGMMRAVSETRAVLRWVAPQARTVALSGLSLGSGVAALAAGLEDGIDGVAVYTPIRGLNQMIAAHLHRWGGAADDVGALLNSAEVAALTAVIDPCAMTPRVPPDRRLIVGAWSDRMAFRAPALALQERWGGRLHWHDGSHVGHLMSPRVQAVTEEFLTGLQ
- a CDS encoding nuclear transport factor 2 family protein; the protein is MLEEIEAIKVLKARYCRFLDTKDIDSWRALFAPEVVVHLDLAVSTGGADPQTGPALNGFDEFFPVVWGGVEHAATVHHCHTPEIEITAPDRARAIWAMEDWLFFPGGGSLHGAGHYHETYEKRDGSWVITSLHLTRTLQHFTAPE
- a CDS encoding aromatic ring-hydroxylating oxygenase subunit alpha; translated protein: MKVPFTWKVTGWFMIGWSAEYELGDVKALKYFGEELAAYRDARGDLHVLEAHCKHLGAHIGHGGTVVDDCIECPFHGWRWGPGGDNTYIPYQPDRPNRALKLRSYPVREQYGAIFLWYHPSGEPPQWELPDIFGKFPQFDTDPDAYYRPYPEFSRRADGIHVHPQIVAENAPDSSHFRYVHKATVTPVCLEWEGVGEEWRFLTGWPDARSDDPDKMALRIHSHYSGLGFAMSVFEGSSNHRLIFACTPVDDETSDMFYSIWWPKEPGETSDVPPPHVREEVERKFLKTVWEDVDIWEHQIYIEHPPLARVDARHYMALRQWATQFYDVTPEGAPLG